AGTCCACCCGATCGAGGCTGCCCGCATAGACCACCGGGGGATGGGTGCAGAGGACTTGGTGGCGGTGGACATGGCCCAGAGCCACATAATTAAACGCAGACCGGGTAACCAAGGAGAGGGGCAGGGTGAACCCTTTACCCACCGCCAAATAGCGTTCAGCCCCATAGCGGGCCGTGTCCAACATGGCATGGGCCAACAGCACCGCCGGAATCTGGGGATCCAACTGGCGAATTTCCCCCTCCAGGATAATGGCTAAGCGATCCAATAAATGTTGGTTCACCTCCCCCAGGGACAGCCCATCCATCTCTGGGCGGGTGAGGAGGGTGGAATGGGTCAGCCAGGGCAGGGTGGTGACCTGGACTGGACCGCTGCGGGTTGTGATTCGGTGGGTTTCTAGGCGATCGCCCACGATAAACCCAGGCACCCCCAAGGTGCGGTAAATGCATAAACTGGCTCCCCCTTGGCCCTGGGTATGTTGGTCATGGTTGCCCACCAACAACACTGTGGGGATGTCGGCATCGACTAGCCGCCGGAATTGGGCCGCAAAGGTTTCCTGGACATAGGGTGGCGGGGTGGCATCGGGAAAGGCATCCCCCCCAAATAAGACTAAATCCACATCCTCCGCAATGGCCCGATCGAGGGTCAGCCGCAGGCTTTCCCCAAAGTCTTCAAGACGAGTGTTCAGTCCTGTTTGGGGGTTAATGTGGCCATGGCTAAAGCCACTGCCCAAGTGGATATCTGAAAGATGCAGAATTTTAACCATGGGCGCTGGGTTCCAGCAGATGGTGACGCAGTTGGCTGCGGAATTGGGGGCTGATGTAGCGCTGATGGAGGGGGTGCCACTGGTGCCAGAGATGGGCTTGGGTTGCCTCGAACTGGGCCACGAGGCTGGGAAAGCGTTGGGCTAGGGGTTGGTGGATGTGGTCGGCGATCGTCACCTGTTGCACCTGAAGATCCTGCATTTGCCCCAATAGACCCTGGGCCGTTTTGAGGTCTTTGAGCACCTGGCCATAGAAATCGCCATAGAGCGTCTGGAACAGTTCCCCCTGGTACCGCGCCTCTTTGATGGCTTTGCGTAAACTATGGAGACAACTGCTTTGGCGTTGCACCTGCTCCCGTAGGCTGTCAGACCAGGGCAATCCCTGTAATCCTTGGGTCGTCACCTCGGTCCCCAGGAGCCAACCGGGATGGCGGAACAAGCGGCAAAACTGGGATAGCAAGAGGTCGGGGGCTTCGATGTCCCAGGCTAACTCCGCCAAGGCAGTGTAGTGGGGATCCTTGAGCCACTCCCGGTAGATGCTTTTGAAGAGGCGATAGCGATCGCTGCGCAGCAGGACGACCATGGCTTGGAATTGTTGATTACGGTCCCGTTTGATCAGCCGCAATACGTCCTCCAGGCGTTTTTGTTCCTTCAGGGGCAACTGGGGCAGGGTTCGACGGTGTAGATCCACTTGCAACACATCTAAATCCCGCACCTGACCGAGGCGACGGGACAAGTTTCCCAGGGCGCGATCGCGTCCCCCTTTGGGCAAATCCACCACTGCTTCAAAGGTTTTCAAGGTGGTGCGTAGACGACGGAACCCCACCCGCATTTGATGCAACGCTTCGGGATCCGTATCCCGCAGTACGGCCTTGCGTTGCTTGGTGGTGTGATCAAACTGGACACGGATAGCCTGATAGGACACCTCTCCCAGGGTTAAGCTAGGGATAACCTGAGCCTGGGGGACCGAAGTAGGAGGAACCTCGGCAGTGAGACTAGGCACTTCAGGGGCAAGGGATGGGGAGGTGGCATCAATGAAGGTAGGGGAAAAGGTAGGGGAAGTAGACTTGCTGTTCTCCAATTTCATGGGTTCTGTCTCCACTAGTGTTTTGCTGGGGGGAACAGTTCCAGATCAACGGTTAGCCGCTGGGAGGGAACTGGGTTTGATGGCAGAAATATATGGGTCAATTCACTGGCTTGGTCAATTCACTTGCACGGCAACGATCGGCCTATCTCCCCTCATGATTTCCGAAGATTACGCCCAAACCCCAGGATTCACTGCTGCTATGGGGGGTTCCTGACTGATCCCTGAACCGTCACTGAACGAGTCTTGTACGACCGCATCTGTGTTGCCATCAATGTTTGATCTGAGTTCGATCTGAGTTCGATCTGAGTTCGATCTGAGTTCGATCTGATACTTTCGATCGAATACCTGTTGCCACCCACTCTATCCCCATCATAATAAGATGCCCCAACCATGAGTGATCTCAACCCCCTGCCCTGGATTCAACCGGCCCCTCCCCCCGCTGGCAATGAGGTGGCGGATCAGTTTTTAGCCTATGAGTTTTATCGGGAAGTGGAACATCGGGAAGCCTTTGAAGCGCACTGTCGCTGGTATCAGGAACTTGCAGCCCAAAATCGTCGAGATTTAGCAACGATGCGCCAGGAACCCAACTTTTTTCGGTGGTTTAGCGGTAAAGGCTAGAACCCACTCCCGAATCCAGGGGCAGGGTACCGCCATGCAATGCCGAAGAACTGAAAGCCGCTTGACTGACAAAACGCCTGCAAGGCTCATGTTCCCGTAGGTTGGGTTGATCTGGGAACCATGTTGGGTTCGTTGTCACCACCTCCCAGGGCGAAACCGTAACTATTCAGGGGGGGACGAAGTGAGTAGGGTTTCAGCCCCACGATCGCCGGTCAAGACCGTCTCAAAGGGGTTCAGTTTACTGGGGAACCCTCGACCTCGGGTAGGGTTCTTGCCCCCGTGCCGACCCTCTTGGCGACCCACAGCCGGGGCAACCACGGGGGGATTGCCCCTACCAAAATCGGGGAATCTGCCCAGGTGAAATAGACCCTCTCCAATCGCCTCAGGTCTGTTTTCTGAAGCCTGAAACCCTCATTCTCCCGTGACCCCCTGAATAATTACGGCGAAACCCAACAGCCAGTTTTGTCAGGTCCCTTGTTGGGTTTCGTTCCTCTACCCAACCTACAAAGCCCATATTCCCGTAGGTTGGGTAGAGCCTTGCGAAACCCAACACAACCATTGTGGCTGTTGCATTGTGGCTGTTGCATTGTGGCTGTTGCATTGTGGCTGTTGCAGGGTGGCTGTTGGGTTTCGTGCCTCTAGCCAACCTACAGCGACCCTCTTTTGCCAGTCAACCAGGACTGCACGTCAGGGCAAAAAAAAAGACCCTGTGCTCTTACAGGGTCATTCGTCTATCTATCTGTCTGCCTAGGCGGAACAAAGAACAAATGCTCTTTGGCTATGGCCCAGGAACATAGCGGGATTAGTGCTTACATCAAGCCCAGTTGGGACAGGATGCCTTGGCCGGTCAGCAATTCAGTGGCCAGACCGATGACGAAGCCCAACATAGCCAGACGGCCATTCCAGGTTTCGGCCAGATTGTTGAAGCCGTACTTGCTTTCTTGCTTTTCCATGATTCGTGTCTCCAATTCGTGAAGTGTTAGCGCAACCCCTAGGTAGGCTGAACCCTGAGGCGGGTCTGACCCTACAGCGAGGATGAGGTTTACTGTTGAGGTTTATCCTTGCTTGGAGCTATAGTAACGTAACTTTACAAAAAGTTGCAACATTTCTTTAGAAAGATTGACAAAGATTGGTGACAATCAAAGAAACGTATCCGAGACTACCAGCGTTCCCCACGGGATACTGACCCTCCAACCCGATCCCTCCAACCCGATCCCTCCAACCCGATCCCTCCAACCCGATACCTTCAACCCGATACCTTCAACCCGATCCCTTCACCTCACTCTGTTTGAAACCCATGTTTGAAACCCTCCAAACCCGTTTCTATGGCCTAGAACAACTGGCCAACCAGTGGGTCAATGGTCAGCTTACCCACATCAGCCCCGTCAGCATTGGGGTCTTGATGGTGGCTGGATTAATGACCAGCCTCACCCCCTGCATGTTGTCCATGCTGCCCCTCACCCTGGGCTACATTGGCGGCTATGCCTCAGAGAACCGCTGGGGAGCAGCCCAACAGTCCGCTTGGTTCGCCCTGGGCTTGGCGACCACCCTGGCGGCCCTAGGTATTGGGGCAGCGGCCTTGGGACGAGTCTATGGTCAAATTGGCTGGGGCTTTTCTGTGGCTGTGAGTTTGGTGGCCATTGTCATGGGTCTCAACTTATTAGAGGTGTTGCCCCTGCGGTTGCCCAACTTGGGGGGGGTGGAACAAATTCCCGCCCACTGGCCCCCTAGCCTGCGCTCCTATGGCTTGGGGTTGACCTTTGGTCTGGTGGCATCCCCCTGTAGCACCCCTGTTTTAGCTACCATCCTGGCTTGGATTTCCGCCTCCCAGGATCCCTGGCTGGGGGGCGTGCTGCTCCTGGCCTATGGGGTGGGGTATGTGTTGCCCCTGGTGTTGGCAGGAACCTTTGTGGCCACCCTGAAGGGGCTGCTATCCCTGCGGCGCTGGTCTGGCTGGATTACTCCCACCAGCGGGGTCGTGTTGCTGATGTTTGGGGTCTTTTCCCTGTTGTCGCGGGTGGTGGCTATGGGCTAAGGCCATGGTTTAATCCCATGGATGAAGGCCATGGATTTCGGCAATCCGTGATATTTTTCAGGGGATGCTGTTGCCTGTTCCCCAGCTATGCCTGATTTTATGTGTCCTGATCCTAGTCCCCAACCCTCTGGTCTCGATCGATCGCGGCGGCAGGGGATTACAGTGCTGCTCGCCGTGGGGATTCTTCTGGGAACTGCCCCCAGTTTGGCGGCCCAGTCTAGCCCTGGGTTGACGGTCTCTGAACTGACCTCGCTACAGCTAGCCCAGGCTACGTCTCCCCTCAGCCAAGCCTGGGAGTTGTATAACGCTGAACAGTATGCTGAGGCGATCGCCCAGTTCCAAGCCGCGATCGCCGCTGATGCCGCCGACCCTAAACCCCATTGGGGGCTAACCCTCTGTTACAACAAACTCCGCCAGTACCCCCAGGCTCAAGGGGCGTTGGATCAAGCTGTTGCCTTGGATCCCGCCCTGGGTTTTACCTCCCCTGAGACCTACAACAGTCTGCGGACCACGATCGCTAAAAATCTACAACGTCCCCAGACCTCGGCTCCCAGGGCGGATGCAGATCCCGCTGCCGGGAGTTCTACTGCTGATACCCCTCGCCAACGCCAAGATCTGATCGCCGCCTTAGTCCAAGGCTCCACCTATGTGGCTCCTGCCATGGTTTCGGTGGTTAATCTGGCGGATCTCGATCGCGCCGCCCAAGCCCTAGAACCCTTCACCGTCAAATTTGTGATTGTTCCCACCGTCACCGGGGAACGGCAAACCTATGGGCAAGAAGTTTTCCAAGCCCTGAATCTGTCCTATGGAGCCGTGATTGTGGCCACGGAGCGGGGGGTGGATGTCTATGGGGATGGCTTGACGGCGGATCAGGCCACGGCTCTGGCCCAAGGCAGTCAGGTCAACTTTACCGCCACGGATTACACCTCAGGCTTGTTGCAACTGGCTCAAGCGGCCCAAGCGGCCTCCCCGGCTCCCGCAAAACCCTTACCGGTTTGGACCTGGGGCTTGGGGGCTGGGGTGTTAGGGGTCGGAGCATGGGGGGTGCAGCGCCGCCGCCAACGTGGTTTACAGCAAAAAATTAAGGAACTGGAAGCCCTGCGCTATCAGGTTTCTGAACAGTTGGACGATCGTCAAAACTATCTGCGGGTGTTGCCCGATGCTGCCAACACCACCGAGGCCCAACGCTTGTTACATCAGGTGAGCGCTCAGTTTATTGATGCCTCGGACGGGCTGGATCAACCCCCCCGCACTTGGAAAGCGGTGCAAGCCCTTGAAACCCAACTGCAAGCAGCCCTCGTGACCCTACGCCAGGTGCAGTCTGCCCTCGATCGCGCCAGTGGCCAACCTGCCGCCACCACTCCCCAGGCTGATGCCCAGGGCGATCCCTATGCCACTCCCCAGACCGACACCCAGGGCACCTGCTTTTTCTGCTCCCGTCCCCTGGCCCTAGATCTGCTGCAACCCAGGACCTTGAATCTGAAACCCCGATCGCGGCGGGTGCTCTGTTGTCCCTCCTGTGCGGCCCAGGTGGACACCGATACGCCCCCCAAGCTGCGGACGGTGCGAGACGGCGATCGTTACCGGCCCTGGTATCAAAGCAATAACTATGACCCCTATCGGGATTACTACCGCTACGATCGCGATTGGCACAGCACTAAAGTCTATGATCTGGAGATTGACCTCGATCAGGACGATACCACCCTGCAACAGGTGGTTATTTTCGCCGATCAGACCCAATATCGCGATTACCAAGTGCAACAGGTGGAACAAAATCAGGACTGGCAACCCTCGCCAGCCAGGGATCCCGACCCTGGGGAAACCTCCTCCGAAACCGATTTCTTTTGGGCCAGTGACCCGTCCTCCTCGGAGCCAGAGGTGGACGAGATCCCAGAGGTGACGGATTTCTTCCAGCAGGATCCCTCCTGAGGGGGGATGATGCTATCTCGACGCTGGCTTTTCTATGCGGTCAATGGC
This region of Prochlorothrix hollandica PCC 9006 = CALU 1027 genomic DNA includes:
- the sbcD gene encoding exonuclease subunit SbcD, encoding MVKILHLSDIHLGSGFSHGHINPQTGLNTRLEDFGESLRLTLDRAIAEDVDLVLFGGDAFPDATPPPYVQETFAAQFRRLVDADIPTVLLVGNHDQHTQGQGGASLCIYRTLGVPGFIVGDRLETHRITTRSGPVQVTTLPWLTHSTLLTRPEMDGLSLGEVNQHLLDRLAIILEGEIRQLDPQIPAVLLAHAMLDTARYGAERYLAVGKGFTLPLSLVTRSAFNYVALGHVHRHQVLCTHPPVVYAGSLDRVDFSEEKEEKGYVLITIGSDTTDYEFCPLPVRPFKTLRLDLSDNPHPQAALLKALAKADLQDAIVRLIYTIKASQLAAIDLHPLREALAPAHSYTIQPELATPPTPRRLPELGEGQDLSPLDALQAYVDNRSDLEDLAESMIQAAQLLWHGEDPEAEGARQRSPGQTARPLAQEPGTPYHTDEKTQLRLL
- a CDS encoding CHAD domain-containing protein, with translation MKLENSKSTSPTFSPTFIDATSPSLAPEVPSLTAEVPPTSVPQAQVIPSLTLGEVSYQAIRVQFDHTTKQRKAVLRDTDPEALHQMRVGFRRLRTTLKTFEAVVDLPKGGRDRALGNLSRRLGQVRDLDVLQVDLHRRTLPQLPLKEQKRLEDVLRLIKRDRNQQFQAMVVLLRSDRYRLFKSIYREWLKDPHYTALAELAWDIEAPDLLLSQFCRLFRHPGWLLGTEVTTQGLQGLPWSDSLREQVQRQSSCLHSLRKAIKEARYQGELFQTLYGDFYGQVLKDLKTAQGLLGQMQDLQVQQVTIADHIHQPLAQRFPSLVAQFEATQAHLWHQWHPLHQRYISPQFRSQLRHHLLEPSAHG
- a CDS encoding chlorophyll a/b-binding protein, whose protein sequence is MEKQESKYGFNNLAETWNGRLAMLGFVIGLATELLTGQGILSQLGLM
- a CDS encoding cytochrome c biogenesis protein CcdA, whose product is MFETLQTRFYGLEQLANQWVNGQLTHISPVSIGVLMVAGLMTSLTPCMLSMLPLTLGYIGGYASENRWGAAQQSAWFALGLATTLAALGIGAAALGRVYGQIGWGFSVAVSLVAIVMGLNLLEVLPLRLPNLGGVEQIPAHWPPSLRSYGLGLTFGLVASPCSTPVLATILAWISASQDPWLGGVLLLAYGVGYVLPLVLAGTFVATLKGLLSLRRWSGWITPTSGVVLLMFGVFSLLSRVVAMG
- a CDS encoding tetratricopeptide repeat protein — protein: MCPDPSPQPSGLDRSRRQGITVLLAVGILLGTAPSLAAQSSPGLTVSELTSLQLAQATSPLSQAWELYNAEQYAEAIAQFQAAIAADAADPKPHWGLTLCYNKLRQYPQAQGALDQAVALDPALGFTSPETYNSLRTTIAKNLQRPQTSAPRADADPAAGSSTADTPRQRQDLIAALVQGSTYVAPAMVSVVNLADLDRAAQALEPFTVKFVIVPTVTGERQTYGQEVFQALNLSYGAVIVATERGVDVYGDGLTADQATALAQGSQVNFTATDYTSGLLQLAQAAQAASPAPAKPLPVWTWGLGAGVLGVGAWGVQRRRQRGLQQKIKELEALRYQVSEQLDDRQNYLRVLPDAANTTEAQRLLHQVSAQFIDASDGLDQPPRTWKAVQALETQLQAALVTLRQVQSALDRASGQPAATTPQADAQGDPYATPQTDTQGTCFFCSRPLALDLLQPRTLNLKPRSRRVLCCPSCAAQVDTDTPPKLRTVRDGDRYRPWYQSNNYDPYRDYYRYDRDWHSTKVYDLEIDLDQDDTTLQQVVIFADQTQYRDYQVQQVEQNQDWQPSPARDPDPGETSSETDFFWASDPSSSEPEVDEIPEVTDFFQQDPS